Proteins from one Legionella taurinensis genomic window:
- a CDS encoding homospermidine synthase — MAMNRYKKYRKVAGKIVILGFGSIGQALFPLLARHLVLQPQQVRVVSKLAEEETIAQELGVNFRLLEVTRENYKSFFDEELSSGDFLINLSTGISSADLIRLCQAKKVLYLDASTEPWEGYYTDESLSPSQRTNYALREEMLAMKGKRGSTAVITHGANPGLVSHFVKQALWNMARDNDLPLRPLQTAQDWAHLAHQLTIKAIHIAERDTQITSTPKMPGEFVNTWSVPGFMAEARQPAELSWGTHERHWPKDAHHYDFGSNCSIYLDRPGATTQVRTWTPTLGPFHGFLITHAESISIADYLSIRCNGHVIYRPTVHYAYFPCPDATLSLHEYNGMEWQNGMNQEEHNRLIVDDIIDGMDELGVLLMGNKKGAYWFGSQLSIHDARKQVPYNNATSLQVAAGVLAALLWAMEYPECGIVEPEDLDYQYILKIALPYLGNVSGYYTNWNPLKDRQQLYSEKIDRSDPWQFLNIRVN; from the coding sequence ATGGCAATGAATCGCTATAAAAAATACCGCAAAGTTGCCGGAAAAATCGTCATTCTCGGATTTGGCAGCATCGGACAGGCCCTATTTCCGCTTCTAGCCCGGCATTTGGTTCTTCAACCCCAACAGGTACGGGTGGTTTCCAAATTAGCGGAGGAAGAAACGATTGCCCAGGAATTGGGAGTAAATTTTAGATTGCTTGAGGTCACACGCGAGAATTACAAGTCATTCTTTGACGAAGAGCTTTCATCTGGCGACTTTTTAATCAATCTGTCAACTGGAATTTCCAGTGCAGACTTGATTCGCTTGTGTCAGGCAAAAAAAGTACTCTACCTGGATGCCAGCACTGAACCCTGGGAAGGTTATTACACTGATGAATCCCTGTCCCCCTCCCAACGCACCAATTATGCCTTGCGCGAGGAAATGCTGGCGATGAAAGGAAAACGGGGGAGTACCGCGGTGATTACCCACGGGGCTAACCCGGGTCTCGTGTCTCATTTTGTCAAACAGGCTTTATGGAATATGGCCCGCGACAATGATTTGCCGCTACGCCCTCTTCAGACGGCGCAGGATTGGGCTCATCTGGCACACCAATTGACCATTAAAGCCATTCATATCGCGGAGCGGGACACGCAAATCACCTCAACGCCTAAAATGCCGGGTGAGTTTGTTAATACCTGGTCGGTGCCAGGTTTTATGGCAGAAGCCCGACAACCGGCGGAATTAAGTTGGGGAACGCATGAACGCCATTGGCCAAAAGACGCCCACCACTACGATTTCGGTTCGAATTGCTCCATTTATCTTGACAGGCCAGGGGCTACGACGCAGGTGCGTACCTGGACCCCGACACTGGGTCCGTTTCATGGCTTTTTAATTACCCATGCTGAATCAATTTCGATTGCTGACTATTTAAGCATTCGATGCAATGGCCATGTCATTTATCGTCCCACCGTCCATTATGCCTATTTCCCTTGTCCTGATGCGACCTTGTCACTGCATGAATACAATGGCATGGAGTGGCAGAATGGCATGAATCAGGAGGAGCATAACCGCTTGATTGTCGATGACATCATTGATGGCATGGATGAATTAGGCGTGCTGTTGATGGGAAATAAGAAAGGGGCTTACTGGTTTGGATCCCAATTGTCCATTCACGACGCCAGAAAGCAGGTGCCCTATAACAATGCGACCAGCCTGCAGGTGGCCGCCGGAGTACTCGCGGCTCTGCTTTGGGCCATGGAGTACCCGGAATGCGGCATTGTTGAGCCTGAAGATCTTGACTACCAATACATTCTAAAAATCGCTTTGCCTTATCTTGGCAACGTGTCTGGCTATTACACGAATTGGAATCCGCTGAAAGATCGCCAACAACTGTACAGCGAAAAAATCGATCGAAGCGATCCTTGGCAATTCTTAAATATTCGTGTCAACTAG
- a CDS encoding TerC/Alx family metal homeostasis membrane protein, whose product MPVINETWLWCLFFLLVTIVLGIDLWLLRGQKSHRVSTREALSWTAVWVSLALSFNLVLWVYLYHTFGPAIAYEKSLEFLVSYLIEKSLSVDNLFVFILIFQYFSIPAHHQRRLLQYGVISAIFMRLIIILFGIWLINRFDWIFYVFGVLLLISALRILFLGNEEKSLETNLLIRLFSKIFRLSHEKIDGRFFILHNNQWYVTPMFIALLFIEFSDLIFAIDSIPAVFAITRDPFIVFTSNVFAILGLRTLYFLISNMKEQFAYLSHGLAIILIFIGIKMLIHAYIEIPVLMTLGFIILVLAAAIALSWLLRKPH is encoded by the coding sequence ATGCCGGTCATTAATGAAACATGGTTATGGTGTCTCTTTTTCCTCCTGGTCACGATCGTCTTAGGTATCGATCTGTGGCTGCTCAGGGGGCAGAAAAGTCATCGGGTTTCAACGCGCGAGGCATTGTCATGGACCGCCGTGTGGGTGAGTCTCGCTTTAAGTTTTAATCTTGTGCTTTGGGTTTACCTTTACCACACCTTCGGACCGGCCATTGCCTATGAAAAGTCGCTTGAATTTTTAGTCAGTTACCTGATTGAAAAATCACTGTCCGTGGATAATCTCTTTGTTTTTATTTTGATTTTTCAATATTTCTCCATTCCTGCCCATCATCAGAGACGACTTCTGCAGTATGGCGTCATCAGTGCCATTTTCATGCGTTTAATTATTATTTTGTTTGGTATCTGGCTTATCAACCGGTTTGACTGGATTTTTTATGTCTTTGGCGTGTTGCTGCTGATTTCTGCGTTACGTATTCTTTTTTTGGGAAATGAAGAAAAAAGCCTGGAAACCAATCTTTTAATTCGCTTGTTTTCAAAAATTTTTCGTCTGTCGCATGAGAAAATCGATGGCCGCTTTTTTATCCTGCACAATAACCAATGGTATGTGACGCCGATGTTTATCGCCTTGTTGTTTATTGAATTCAGCGACCTGATTTTTGCTATCGACAGTATCCCTGCGGTTTTTGCTATTACCCGTGACCCATTCATTGTGTTTACGTCCAACGTTTTTGCGATTTTGGGCTTAAGGACGTTGTATTTTCTCATCAGCAACATGAAAGAGCAGTTTGCCTATTTAAGTCATGGACTGGCTATCATTCTGATCTTTATCGGCATTAAAATGCTTATCCATGCTTACATAGAAATTCCAGTGTTGATGACACTGGGTTTCATTATTCTAGTGCTCGCTGCTGCCATTGCCTTAAGCTGGTTGCTGCGCAAACCCCATTGA
- a CDS encoding MFS transporter, which translates to MSRQSLTHCGWIACLYFFQSLPYMVVATMAALCYQHYGLGNATATLLTSLFMLPWCIKPVFAPILEKQPNKKTSLLIIQGGLVSVVFLLALTTNSSFFLPLSIPAFLVLALLSSMNDILSDGLYLSHLSEREQKRYVGLRSGFYQLGRLTVKGGLLTLAVFLASRTTYPVWPLFFSLLTLLLVVFVLFHALFIPNAHKPSPVPQENYLGIQALFLQKKWHSPLFFIFIYNLTDAQIQKMLPLYLVDPQGMGLSLPQFGALYGVFGSLALISGISFAGYLSGRLGTASCLKKLTFLMVPGHLCFFLMTQVHGYPLLWGFVLLGQLIAGLLNGAYMTYLLRIANQSPYPMSMYTLCTSIMALSYIVFGALSGFIQHLLGYPGFFLAMLSASSFPLLNTCKMLRQPLLMSPDQSANACDNPVNFC; encoded by the coding sequence GTGTCTCGTCAATCCTTAACGCACTGTGGCTGGATAGCCTGCCTTTATTTCTTTCAAAGCCTGCCCTACATGGTGGTCGCAACCATGGCCGCACTGTGTTATCAGCACTATGGACTTGGGAATGCTACCGCGACCCTGCTAACCAGCCTGTTCATGCTGCCCTGGTGCATCAAACCCGTATTCGCACCCATCCTTGAAAAGCAGCCGAATAAAAAAACCAGCCTGCTTATCATCCAGGGTGGACTGGTGAGCGTGGTTTTTCTGCTTGCCCTGACGACCAATTCGTCCTTTTTTCTGCCGCTGTCCATTCCTGCATTCCTGGTTCTTGCCCTGCTCTCCTCCATGAATGACATTCTGTCTGACGGACTTTACCTGTCACATTTATCGGAGAGGGAGCAAAAGCGTTATGTCGGCCTGCGCAGTGGCTTCTACCAATTGGGCCGCCTGACCGTAAAAGGCGGGTTACTGACTCTGGCTGTTTTCCTGGCCTCTCGCACCACCTACCCTGTCTGGCCGTTGTTTTTCAGCTTGCTCACCCTGCTTCTTGTGGTATTCGTCCTGTTTCATGCTCTCTTTATACCCAATGCTCACAAGCCCTCCCCAGTGCCTCAGGAAAATTACCTGGGCATCCAGGCATTGTTCCTGCAGAAAAAGTGGCATAGCCCGCTGTTTTTTATTTTTATCTATAATCTGACCGATGCCCAGATTCAAAAAATGCTGCCGCTTTATTTAGTTGATCCTCAGGGCATGGGGCTGTCGTTGCCGCAATTTGGGGCGCTTTATGGTGTTTTTGGCAGTCTGGCGCTGATTTCAGGCATTTCGTTTGCCGGGTATTTGTCGGGTCGCTTAGGGACTGCGTCCTGCCTTAAGAAATTAACATTCCTCATGGTTCCTGGTCATTTATGTTTCTTTTTAATGACCCAGGTTCACGGCTATCCTTTGCTCTGGGGGTTCGTTCTGCTTGGGCAACTCATCGCAGGGCTCCTGAATGGGGCTTACATGACTTACCTCCTTCGCATCGCCAATCAAAGCCCTTATCCCATGTCCATGTACACGCTGTGCACCTCCATCATGGCATTGAGTTACATTGTGTTTGGCGCCCTAAGCGGCTTCATTCAACACCTCCTGGGGTACCCCGGTTTCTTCTTAGCCATGCTCAGCGCGAGCAGTTTTCCCTTGCTTAACACCTGCAAAATGCTTAGGCAACCCTTATTGATGTCCCCTGATCAATCGGCCAATGCCTGCGACAATCCCGTCAATTTTTGCTAG
- a CDS encoding NAD(P)-dependent alcohol dehydrogenase: protein MIPVKGYAAQTAKAPLTPYAFERREVGEEDVLIDIQFCGICHSDIHQAREEWGGALFPMVPGHEIIGVVSQIGAKVTRFKVGDRVGVGCFVDSCRRCVNCQDGLEQFCSEGMTTTYNNMERDGSRLTQGGYSSRIVVDEHYVLRIPDNLPPDAAAPLLCAGITLYSPLKHWKAGPGKKVAILGLGGLGHIGVKIAHALGAEVSVLSHSLSKANDAKRLGADAFYATADAKTFSQLAGTFDLMINTVSAKINWNDYLKLLKRDGTMVIVGIPEHDIPVKALSLIGGRKSLAGSLIGGIQETQEMLDFCGQHNLVCDIERISIQQVNEAYERVIKSDVRYRFVIDMASL, encoded by the coding sequence ATGATTCCGGTCAAAGGATACGCCGCACAGACGGCCAAAGCCCCCCTCACCCCGTATGCATTTGAACGACGCGAGGTGGGTGAGGAGGACGTGCTGATTGATATTCAATTTTGCGGCATTTGCCATTCCGATATCCACCAGGCTCGCGAAGAATGGGGCGGCGCCCTCTTTCCCATGGTGCCTGGCCATGAAATCATCGGGGTTGTCAGTCAAATCGGTGCCAAAGTCACTCGATTTAAAGTCGGCGATCGGGTGGGTGTGGGGTGTTTTGTCGATTCCTGCCGGCGGTGCGTCAACTGCCAGGATGGACTGGAGCAATTCTGCAGTGAAGGCATGACCACCACTTACAACAACATGGAACGCGACGGCAGCCGCCTGACTCAGGGCGGTTATTCTTCACGCATTGTCGTGGATGAGCATTATGTGCTGCGTATACCGGACAATCTCCCCCCCGATGCCGCAGCACCGCTGCTTTGCGCCGGGATTACCCTTTACTCACCGCTCAAACATTGGAAAGCCGGGCCTGGCAAAAAAGTCGCTATCCTTGGTCTCGGCGGTTTAGGTCATATCGGGGTTAAAATTGCTCATGCCCTGGGTGCGGAGGTCAGTGTCCTCAGTCACTCATTAAGTAAGGCAAACGATGCCAAACGCTTAGGCGCCGATGCTTTTTACGCAACCGCGGATGCCAAAACATTCAGTCAACTGGCGGGTACCTTTGACCTCATGATCAACACTGTCTCTGCCAAAATAAACTGGAACGATTACCTGAAACTGCTTAAACGCGATGGCACCATGGTCATTGTCGGCATTCCGGAGCACGATATCCCGGTTAAAGCCCTGTCACTCATCGGCGGCAGAAAAAGCCTCGCGGGCTCCCTCATCGGCGGCATTCAGGAAACGCAGGAAATGCTCGATTTTTGCGGGCAACACAACCTGGTCTGCGACATTGAGCGAATTTCAATTCAACAGGTGAATGAAGCTTATGAACGGGTGATTAAAAGCGATGTGCGCTATCGTTTTGTGATTGACATGGCGAGTTTATAA